One Dermatophagoides farinae isolate YC_2012a chromosome 6, ASM2471394v1, whole genome shotgun sequence genomic window carries:
- the LOC124494143 gene encoding uncharacterized protein LOC124494143, translating to MDRFLQFCRFNLSNVTAFKKLSIVIGNESCDLDSAVSAIVLAYIKYHELTKHQDDDDDDQDDSEVIVLPVLNVFREDLHLRREIVFWFEKVLQFELEWLICRDEIDFDAINSSSTVQVFISLVDHNDNKEFQKLLPRAQFDEIIDHHQPPQQHSCSDQSSSSSSSPQYIQCDPSKVQIDTGVGSCCSLIALRYFKSNITKHKFGSPVKSSSETFDSQIALILYGPILLDTICFEHSASRFNAKDYEAINKLEDLMKHPADSEPSLYDRNEVYQRLVAAKNSLDGLSFEDLLRKDMKIVESISDNNLAICISSVTGILLTEMSLRDKLKELKNYSNQPPKTAMFSDQSRPRTFNAIILMSLDNRIPNNLRRQLAIFCSNKHLMRTIATCIERSEQLSLELITALESLRIYNQNNLKASRKVVLPIISTILNGPGASNGSIGETTKRNDPVTITNGNGELTINTTATTSAPSSFIQQPDSYYGSFIDDSFVGEFVGDYPNVTDSMEHENILVMDADGQNLVLMNPVENSCLSHTHEIEFDFESFGPESIMYAGNVEQQQQQQSQTEQQINQKKEMVDSEKNMNDVSAVENVNDDDTVETVQQHQQTDADDEQQQQQQQQVDENKDPNVVLNFSKKAEANDQEKMQNNRPPTINVENQSQQQSSSQETEEKKEDEEETNNNNKQTNEQQQQQQQQQSLAFNRNSTLTKSQRKKVVPQMNIKNLVLASDAFSPPALEQIMTPPLLVTGVSSTSQDMTMMNGNNFINDHQSSNSPDNNNSSQTLPKIVLNDPLGVSNSFVNNNSNPSPSTLGRNQSMKKKIEVNYTMFLNQTDVDDKNASIDPNINIKTNGDESSSDVLNTQSDIDPTNDNGDGGDIQSDRRSSLPLSAIEFRSIDLKVIEPYKNVLSHGGHLRPSSNGEAVASEFSSPAIILFSACYLPDRSRIDYHYVMDNLFLYVVSTLHNMVADDYILIYLHNGGNVHQSSITATGQQQQQHSVNNMPTFSWLKRCYQMIDRKLKKNLKGLYLVHPTFWLKTLIIMSKPFISSKFSRKLKFVRSLDELKQLIPIDDLDIPDLIKTYDHELRMSKSREQNT from the exons ATGGATcgatttttacaattttgtCGATTCAATCTG TCCAATGTGACAGCgttcaaaaaattatcgatcgTTATTGGTAACGAAAGCTGTGATTTAGATTCAGCCGTTTCGGCAATTGTATTGGCCTATATAAAATATCATGAGCTTACAAAACATcaagatgacgatgatgatgatcaagatgattcg GAAGTAATTGTATTGCCCGTATTGAATGTGTTCCGTGAAGACCTACACCTTCGTAGAGAGATTGTATTTTGGTTTGAAAAAGTTTTACAATTTGAACTCGAATGGCTTATTTGCCGTGATGAAATCGACTTTGATGctatcaattcatcatcaacag TGCAAGTATTCATATCGTTAGTTGATCACAATGACAATAAAGAGTTTCAAAAACTTTTACCACGAGctcaatttgatgaaatcattgatcaccatcaacCACCACAACAGCATTCATGTTCCGatcagtcatcatcatcatcatcatcaccccAATACATTCAATGTGATCCATCAAAAGTACAGATTGATACCGGTGTTGGTTCTTGTTGTTCGTTGATTGCTTTACGttattttaaatcaaatatcACTAAACACAAGTTTGGTTCACCggtcaaatcatcatcggaaaCGTTTGATTCACAGATTGCCTTAATTCTATACGGACCAATACTATTGGATACTATTTGTTTTGAACATTCTGCATCACGGTTCAATGCAAAAGATTACGAagcaataaataaattggaaGATCTGATGAAACATCCAGCCGATAGTGAGCCGTCACTTTACGATCGTAATGAAGTATATCAACGTTTAGTGGCGGCCAAAAATTCACTTGATGGATTGTCGTTTGAAGATTTATTAAGAAAAGATATGAAAATTGTCGAATCAATTTCAGATAATAATCTAGCAATATGTATTTCATCGGTGACGGGAATTTTATTGACCGAAATGTCTTTAAGAGATAAATTGAAGGAactaaaaaattattcaaatcaaccGCCGAAAACAGCTATGTTTTCTGATCAATCACGACCACGGACGTTTAATGCTATCATATTGATGAGTCTTGATAATCGTATACCAAACAATCTACGACGACAGTTGGCAATATTTTGTTCTAATAAACATCTGATGCGAACG ATTGCAACCTGCATTGAACGTTCAGAACAATTATCACTTGAGCTTATTACTGCATTGGAATCATTAAgaatttataatcaaaacaatttgaaaGCATCACGTAAAGTTGTCCTTCCAATCATATCGACAATATTGAATGGACCTGGTGCTAGCAATGGTTCTATTGGTG aaacaacaaaacgtaATGATCCAGTAACAATCACGAATGGTAACGGTGAATTGACGATTAATactacagcaacaacaagtgcaccatcatcatttatacaGCAACCAGATTCATATTATGGTTCATTTATcgatgattcatttgttggtGAATTTGTTGGTGATTATCCAAATGTCACTGATTCAATGGAACATGAAAATATACTTGTAATGGATGCTGATGGACAAAATCTTGTTCTAATGAATCCAGTTGAAAATAGTTGCCTAAGCCATACgcatgaaattgaatttgattttgaatcatttggtCCTGAATCAATTATGTATGCAGGAaatgttgaacaacaacaacaacaacaatcgcaaactgaacaacaaataaatcaaaagaaagagatggttgattcagaaaaaaacatgaatgatGTGTCAGCTGTtgaaaatgttaatgatgatgatactgtGGAAACagtacaacaacatcaacaaacag ATGccgatgatgaacaacaacaacaacaacaacagcaagtagatgaaaacaaagatccaaatgttgttttgaatttttcaaaaaaagcGGAAGCCaatgatcaagaaaaaatgcaaaacaaTCGACCACCAACcattaatgttgaaaatcaatcacaacaacaatcatcatcacaggaaactgaagaaaaaaaagaagatgaagaagaaacaaacaacaacaacaaacaaacaaatgaacaacagcagcaacaacaacaacaacaatcgttGGCATTCAATCGTAATAGTACATTGACAAAAagtcaacgaaaaaaagttgttccacagatgaatataaaaaatttggttCTCGCAAGCGATGCATTTTCACCGCCAGCTTTGGAACAAATTATgacaccaccattattagTTACTGGtgtttcatcaacatcgcaagatatgacaatgatgaatggcaataatttcatcaatgatcatcaaagtTCAAATAGTcctgacaataataattctagTCAAACATTACcgaaaattgttttaaatGATCCATTAGGTGTTAGCAATTCatttgtgaataataattccaatCCTAGCCCTAGTACCCTAg GTcgtaatcaatcaatgaagaaaaaaattgaagtcAATTATACCATGTTCTTGAACCAAACTG atgttgatgataaaaatgctTCAATCGACCCGaatatcaatataaaaacaaatggtGACGAGTCATCTTCAGATGTATTGAACACTCAAAGTGACATTGATCCaactaatgataatggtgatggtggtgatataCAAAGTGATCGTCGATCATCTTTACCTTTGAGCGCCATAGAATTTCGATCAATAGATCTAAAAGTGATTGAACCTTACAAAAATGTCCTATCACATGGTGGCCATTTACGGCCTTCATCAAATGGTGAAGCGGTGGCTTCTGAATTTTCTAGTCCGGCAATCATTCTGTTTTCAGCATGTTATTTGCCGGATCGATCACGtatcgattatcattatgtaaTGGATAATCTTTTCCT atatGTTGTGAGCACATTGCACAATATGGTGGCCGATGATTATATACTCATCTATCTACATAATGGCGGGAATGTTcaccaatcatcaataaccgCTACTggtcaacagcaacaacaacactctGTCAATAATATGCCCACGTTTAGTTGGCTTAAACGATGctatcaaatgattgatcgtaaattaaagaaaaaccTGAAAGGTCTTTATTTGGTACATCCTACATTTTGGctaaaaacattgattataatgagcAAGCCATTCATTAG TTCGAAATTTTctcgaaaattgaaatttgttcGATCATTGGATGAGCTAAAACAATTAATACCGATCGATGATCTGGATATTCCTGATTTGATTAAAAC ATATGATCATGAATTACGAATGTCCAAATCTCGCGAACAAAACACCTGA
- the Vha13 gene encoding V-type proton ATPase subunit Vha13 yields the protein MASQTQGIQQLLMAEKKAAEKVQEARKKKARRLKQAKEEALIEIERFRSERENAFREYESKHMGSMDTIKGSIEQDTLVKLEQMSKTVTGAKEIVIKDLLTRVICDVQPKLHINLRI from the exons atggctAGTCAAACACAAGGCATTCAACAGCTTTTGATGGCCGAAAAAAAGGCAGCTGAAAAa GTTCAAGAAGCACGAAAAAAGAAAGCCCGTCGTCTTAAACAGGCCAAAGAAGAAGCATTGATCGAGATTGAACGATTTCGTAGTGAACGTGAAAATGCATTCCGTGaatatgaatcaaaacaTATGGGTTCAAT GGATACAATTAAAGGATCCATTGAACAGGATACATTGGTCAAATTGGAACAAATGTCAAAAACAGTGACTGGAGCCAAAGAAATTGTCATTAAAGATCTTCTTACACGTGTTATATGCGATGTACAGCCAAAACTGCATATAAATCTTCGTATTTGA